One genomic window of Mucilaginibacter sp. SJ includes the following:
- the ltrA gene encoding group II intron reverse transcriptase/maturase, translated as MFETTSKTVPVTKEMVRASYRKVKANQGSAGIDKQSLEEFEQDLSNNLYVLWNRLSSGSYMPKPVRSVSIPKANGKKRILGIPTVSDRIAQQVVKDYLEPRLEAQFQDNSYGYRPLKSAHQALTAVQENVRQYAWVIDMDIKSFFDEVDHELLMKGVARHVPEKWVKMYIRRWLESPAQQSDGTLIQKEGRGTPQGGVISPLLANLFLHYVLDKWLAKRYPEIAFVRYADDIIIHCRTEEETKQMLEAIRERLTECKLRLSEEKTKVVYCQNYRRPKKKDYGKKFDFLGFTFKPRTLPSNSGGLFLGYGCAISQKSQTRIVEGWKQLNLHQRSNLTIQDIANQVNPQMVGIIRYYGKFRLWELQRLMRYFELRLAKWVLNKYKKFKGSYIKAHQWIKYLKRSYPTMFYYWTVFKHV; from the coding sequence ATGTTTGAAACAACATCAAAGACAGTACCAGTAACGAAAGAAATGGTTAGGGCATCCTACCGGAAAGTGAAGGCGAACCAAGGGTCTGCAGGAATAGATAAGCAAAGCCTGGAAGAATTTGAGCAAGACTTATCGAACAACCTGTATGTTCTATGGAATCGGCTAAGTTCCGGCAGTTATATGCCTAAGCCAGTACGCTCGGTATCGATACCCAAGGCAAATGGGAAGAAGCGGATATTGGGGATACCCACCGTAAGCGACCGTATTGCCCAGCAGGTGGTGAAGGATTACTTAGAACCCCGCTTAGAAGCGCAATTTCAGGACAACTCATATGGCTACCGGCCATTGAAGAGCGCCCATCAGGCATTAACGGCAGTACAGGAAAACGTACGACAGTATGCATGGGTAATAGACATGGACATCAAAAGTTTCTTTGATGAGGTAGACCATGAGTTATTAATGAAAGGAGTGGCGCGCCATGTGCCGGAGAAATGGGTAAAGATGTACATCAGGCGGTGGCTGGAAAGCCCGGCACAGCAGTCAGATGGAACCCTTATTCAAAAAGAAGGTAGAGGCACACCGCAAGGTGGAGTAATAAGTCCTTTACTGGCCAACCTGTTTCTACACTATGTGCTGGATAAATGGCTTGCCAAACGCTATCCGGAGATAGCATTTGTACGCTACGCGGACGACATAATAATTCATTGCCGGACAGAAGAAGAAACAAAACAAATGCTCGAAGCAATCCGGGAGCGGCTAACGGAGTGTAAACTGCGATTAAGCGAAGAAAAGACGAAAGTGGTATACTGCCAGAACTATCGACGCCCAAAGAAGAAAGACTATGGGAAGAAATTCGATTTTCTGGGGTTTACATTCAAACCCAGGACGCTGCCATCCAATAGTGGTGGCTTATTTCTGGGATATGGATGTGCCATCAGTCAAAAGTCGCAAACGCGAATAGTCGAAGGCTGGAAACAACTTAATCTGCATCAGCGAAGCAATTTAACGATACAGGATATAGCGAATCAGGTAAACCCGCAGATGGTGGGAATCATCCGATACTATGGAAAGTTTAGGTTGTGGGAGTTGCAACGATTGATGCGGTACTTCGAGTTACGGCTGGCAAAATGGGTACTAAACAAGTACAAGAAGTTTAAAGGCAGTTACATCAAAGCACACCAATGGATAAAATATCTGAAAAGAAGTTATCCAACAATGTTTTACTACTGGACAGTTTTTAAACACGTTTGA
- a CDS encoding RHS repeat-associated core domain-containing protein, translating to MVYVYSASGNKLRKLYTAGGITTTTEYDNGIQYDNSTTNVAFIQTEEGRARHSGTTYTYEYDLKDHLGNTRVTLTPDPNDPTQQTAKILQENDYYAFGYGIQSLQQSVPSPKNEYLYNHKELQEETGLYDYGARFYDPVIGRWLSVDPLAEKSRRFSPYVYGENDPVLNIDPDGMQAQGSGCCLTNPLLGSKYAKAAGKFIVNTIAFVTNFIDGENSHRAFSKDPAVRAEAQRELKGYAVAGAIMVMTDGLMSRIAGTFGTSVTSNSVWALDASERGFAVEQMLGGNLPYGFPVIDKFENGVATSIKSIDVTADSYTKGNGLFNTLKSYVNKLDGFQGAARGDFRISSSDISSKVLEVGIQPGKATLNQWEQIGNAMKYAKDNNIDFKLQFVK from the coding sequence GTGGTTTATGTATACAGTGCATCAGGCAATAAACTCAGAAAACTGTACACCGCAGGCGGGATTACCACGACAACGGAATATGATAACGGCATCCAGTATGACAACAGCACGACCAATGTAGCGTTTATCCAGACGGAAGAAGGCCGGGCCAGGCACAGCGGAACAACCTACACCTATGAGTATGATCTGAAAGATCACCTGGGCAACACCAGGGTAACGCTAACCCCGGATCCCAATGACCCAACCCAGCAAACGGCGAAGATTTTGCAGGAGAATGATTACTATGCTTTCGGGTACGGGATCCAGTCGTTGCAGCAATCTGTGCCGTCTCCAAAAAATGAGTACCTTTATAACCATAAGGAATTGCAGGAAGAGACGGGCTTGTATGATTATGGGGCGCGTTTTTATGATCCGGTGATTGGTAGATGGCTGAGTGTGGATCCGTTGGCGGAAAAATCAAGGAGATTTAGTCCTTATGTTTATGGTGAAAACGATCCTGTTTTAAATATAGATCCTGATGGAATGCAAGCACAAGGCAGCGGATGTTGTCTTACAAATCCATTATTAGGCAGTAAATATGCCAAAGCAGCCGGTAAATTTATCGTGAATACTATAGCATTTGTAACAAACTTTATTGACGGTGAAAATTCCCATCGAGCATTTAGTAAAGACCCGGCAGTAAGAGCCGAAGCACAAAGGGAATTGAAAGGATATGCAGTCGCTGGCGCAATTATGGTTATGACTGATGGCTTAATGAGTCGTATTGCGGGTACTTTCGGTACATCGGTAACCAGTAATTCCGTTTGGGCATTAGATGCATCAGAACGCGGTTTTGCTGTAGAACAAATGTTAGGGGGGAATCTTCCTTATGGTTTTCCTGTTATAGACAAATTTGAGAACGGTGTTGCGACAAGCATAAAAAGTATTGATGTAACTGCCGATTCTTATACCAAGGGAAATGGTTTGTTCAATACATTAAAGAGTTATGTTAATAAATTGGATGGGTTTCAAGGAGCTGCAAGAGGAGATTTTAGAATTTCAAGTAGTGATATATCGAGTAAGGTTTTAGAGGTAGGAATACAGCCCGGAAAGGCTACTTTAAATCAATGGGAGCAAATTGGTAATGCAATGAAATACGCAAAGGATAATAATATAGATTTTAAACTACAATTCGTTAAATAA